From Acidobacteriota bacterium:
GAATTCATCCGGGAACAGGACCTGGCTGTCGTTGCGTGGATCGAACTCACTCAGTTTCTTGTATCCATGTTGCAGAATTGATGAAATGCGGTCGCGCTCCGGGCAGGTCACCAGCGAGTAATACGGAAAGTCTGTTGGGAGCGGATTCTGCTCGAGAAAGGTCTTGCGCGTTTGCGGGCGCAGGCTTTCGAGAGCTCCGCCGTCGTGCGTGGAACAGTCCGCTCCTGGCCAGTGCTCGAGAAGCTCGAGCTGTGACCTGGTGGCCTGATCCGCGCTCGGAGAACCACCGACCGCCCCTGCGGCCGACACCACCGCCGCGATCCTGCCGCGAATCTCCGGATAGGCCACCACGGCTTCGAGGATATCGGGCGCGCCCTTGGAGTACCCGATGAGGACCAGATTGCGTCCGTTACCTTTCATTGCCACGATCGAATCGCGAATCATACGGGCGTTGGCAGCGGAGCTGGAGAGCGATTCCACGTCGATGATCTGCATGTCATATCCGAACTGGCGGACGTGGTCTACAACCGTGTCCTTCATGCCCAGCCAGTCCGAGAAGCAGTCGAATCCCACTCCCGGAACAACCACAGCCACCAGGTGTCGATGCGACTTGCCGAGGTCGACGGGACGACCGGTACCCCCGGATTCCGCGCCATAGCGGGTGAGGGCTGCTTCACACGGGCGGTAGTCGGGAACGGTCTCTCCGCGTTCCTCGAGAACCGCACAGAAGACCTCTCGGAACCTGCCGCGCTGATCCGTCACGTCCGGGAGCGTCGACAGGAACTCCGCGTTCTCCGGGTACAGCACCGGCTGTGTCGACGAGCAACCGCCCGCCAGCAACCCCGCCACAACCAGGAGGCCCGCCGGGCAACACACCATTCGCCAACCCGAAACCGCTCTCAGAGTAGCAATCACCATCATTTTTTGCGTCCTCTTAGAGTCCGTTACGCCATGATCGCGACAAGGATACGGCACCTCGCAGAAATCTGTACCTACCGCCGTCGAGGTATCCCGGGCGAGAAAACTGGCAGGTGGAGCTGAACCGGCAATTCAATCTCATCTGGGCGTCATCGAAGGGACCCCGGCCAAGCAATCGGAACGCAGCGGTTCCTGGAATGAATTCTCGGCGTCACGCCGAAGAATCAGCTCTGCGCGAGCCCGCCGGTGCGCGGTCGCGGACCGCGCCGCCCTGGTAAGTCGGAACATCACAACCCTCCGTACCGGGCACCTTTCTTTGCGCGACATTGTGCCCGAGCTTCGCCAGTTGTGAGGTAGGTTTGTTCCCGATCTTCGACGGCGAGGTATGGTCATGCTCTACGCACTGCCGCAGGAAAAGATCACCAAGCTACGCAATCTTTCGTTTCGGCCGGAATTCACCGGCGCAGAGATGCTCTTTGCCGTCTTTCGTAGCGACCCCACGGTGATAGCGCAAATACTGCCGAAGCCACTCAAGCCGGCAAAGGAGCCGTTGGCTGCGGCTTTCGTAGCGAGGTATCCCAACACCAACTTTGGATGCGTCTATAACGAAGGTGCACTTCTCATCCAGACACGCTTCCGTAGTGAAGCCGGATTCTACTGCCTGGCGATGCCCGTGGACGATGATATGGCCATGGTGGGAGGCCGAGAGCAGTACGGTTTCCCCAAGAAGATGGCCGAAGAGATCACGTTGGAGCAAATGGACGGCCGTCGGGTTGGGCGAGTCGTCCGCAAGGGCGTGAAGCTTATGCGCATCGAGAGCGCGCCCAGCGAGACCGCTGGTGACCGCGAGCTCGACTTCCTTGGTCCGGTGGGTCGAGATCCAGATGGCCGAACCCGACGCGAGGCCACTTCGTTTTTGATCAAGTACTTTCCGAGTCCTCATCGCAAGGGCTTCGACTACCTGCCGCGGATTGTGCGTCAGGTCACCGCATTTCGACCGCGAGCAGATCTCCTCACGGGCCCGTGTAAAGTGGTCCTCAACTCTTCCCCATACGACCCGTTCGGTGTTGTGAAGGTCGAGGAGGTGCTCACGTGCGTTTACGGAACGTGGGACAACAGCATGCTTCCTGGTCGGGTCGTCGGTCGCATCTGGAACCCATGGCGGTTCTTGCCACACGCCCTATTCAAAACCGACGCCGTGCCCTTTTTGCTCGGCGAAGTTTAAGGTATCAGTGCCAGGCTGCAAACACTCAGCCCGCATTATTCATGAGGAATCGTCGCGAAAGGCGGGAGGCGCAAGTGGGACGGCGATCTCGGAAGACGAGCGAGCGGAGGCGTACTTGCTGTACGTCGAGCGAGCGAATCGAGAAAGCGCCGCCACGCGCAGCGCATCGCGCCTTGCAGCAGAATCATCATGAATAATTCGGGCTAGAACGCCTCCGAAATTCGGAAGTACCACGCGGATGAACCTCTGCCTCGCGCGTAATCCACGCCGAGGTTGATCCGCTGCTCCTCTGAGACCATGAACCTGGCCCCGACTCCGTAACTGGGCAGCAGGTTGTCGGTGCGCAAATCACCGAAGCCCGGCGCGATCTGACCCACGCCCGCGAAGGCCACCATGCCCCACTTACCGTGGAATCTCCAGCGATACTCGAGTTGCGTCGACAGGCTGACTCCGTCGCGGTACTGCCCTCCGACATAGCCGCGGATCTCGTCGCCCCCACCGCCGACGACGCAGAGGTCATAGAACGGAACGTCCCCACCAGTGGAGCATGCGGTCGCTCTCCAGGCGAGAATGGCGTCGTTTCCCAGCACGGTGTACAGGTTGAAACGCGCGTCGTACTGTTCGTAGTCACGGTCACTGCCGAGCGCTTCTCTGGCGAAATTCGACGTCACCTCCAGATACGAACCACTGAAGGGGTTGAACTGGTTGTCCCGGGAGTCGTATTCGAGCACCGGTCCGAGGCCCGAGCTGGTGATCTTGATCCCGTCTCTCAGAATGTCGCCCGGTATCCACTCCGGGAGATCCGGAAATGTCGTGGTGACCGTCATCAGGCGGTACTGCAGGCCGAGGTAAAGGCCGTCGCCGATCCGTCGCAAAAACCGGGGACCCAGATATGGACCCTTCTGCGCGATATCGATCGAGCGCCCCTGGTCGCCCGATCCGTGTCCGATACCGAAGAATTTCAGATTGACGTCGAAGTAACCCAGCCAGCCCAACAGCCGGTACGTGTCGTTCTTGAAGTGCACGTTGACCCCGCCGCCCCCGGCCCAGCTTTTGCTGTTCGCCCACAGTGCCCCGAACGTCACGCTTGACGGGGGTGCATTCTCCCCGCCCTGAAAGAGGTACATGGTGGCGGCACCCAGCCCACTGCCGATGGTCGGGTTGGAGATCGGCACCGGCATGACGAAGAAACGCTTCTCACCAAGGGCTTGAGCGGCGGCTTCGGCCTGCTCGGTCATTTCCCCGATGGCACTCTCGTTTCTCTCCTCGGAACCGGCGCCCGAGACGCACGACAGGAAAACGCACAGCCCGGCGCAGAGATGCCGGATCCTGATTCGGGATGTCGGGTTTTCCATGGATTGGTACCTCTCGCTTCCGTTCTTCGCCGTCGCGCAACGATACCTCAATCAGGGAAGCCCATGCCGGGTGAAACCCCGGAGATGCGAATCTCACCGCCGCACAACATTGCGGGCGGCCCGTAGCGTGACCTGCAGTCAGTCACACGGCCACCGCGATGGTAGTCTGAGGCCAGTATTGACGGGCGGGGGTGTGTGGTTCGGAATGCAGTGAAATAGTTGCCTCGCCCGCGGAAACTGAAGGGAGACACCTTGAAAACCAGATTTCTCGTCGTCATTACAGCCACGATCCTCGTCCTGCCCGGCCTGCTCCAGTCCGCGCTGGCCTGCACCAACATTCTGGTCAGCAAGGGCGCTTCGGCGGACGGCTCGGTCATGATCTCCTACTCTGCCGACTCCGGCGGGTCGCTCGCCCACCTGATCTACCTTCCGGCAGCCGAACACGAGGAAGGTGAGTGGGCCGAGGTGAAGACCTGGGAGCGCGAGTCCGATCCGGCCAGGGTCAGGCAGGTGGCCCGAACCTACGCCGTTTTCAACCTGATGAACGAGCACCAGCTGACCATCGGCGAGACCACCAACGGCGGCCGCAAGGAGCTGCGCAACAAGGACGGCGGGCTGCACTACTCGGAGCTCATCACGCTGGCTCTCCAGCGATGCAGGACCGCTCGCGAAGCGGTGCTCACCATCGCCGCGCTTGCTGAGGAGTACGGCTATCGCGACAGCGGCGAGACCTTCTCCATCGCCGACCCGAAGGAGGTCTGGATGATGGACATCGTCGGCAAGGGGCCCGGCGTCACGGGCGTCATCTGGGTTGCCGCCCGCGTCCCCGACGGCTACATCTCGGCCCACGCCAACATGAGCCGCATTTCCACCTTCCCGATGGACGATCCCGACAACTGGCTCTACGCGCCCGACGTGGTCGAATTCGCGATCGAGAAGGGATACTACGATCCTGACTCGGGCGAGCCGTTCAGCTATCGCGAGGCGTACCACCCGCTCGACCCGATCGGGATGCGTGTCTGCATGGCGCGAGTCTGGTCGGTGTATCGCCGCGCCGCGCCCTCACAGGACTTTGGCGACGATTACCACCGGGGCGTCGAGGGCTCGGAGGACTATCCGCTGTTCATCAAGCCCGACAAGAAGCTGGCCGTGCGCGATGTGATGGCCCTCATGCGCGACCACTTCGAAGGAACGCCTTACGACATGACCCAGGGTCTCGACGCAGGTCCGTTCGCCTGCCCCTATCGATGGCGCGGGCTGACCTGGGAGGTGGACGACGTCAAGTACGTGTGGGAACGTCCCATCTCCAGCCAACAGGCCGGATTCGTGATGGTGACCCAAAGCCGCGACTGGCTGCCTGATCCGATCGGTGGGGTCTACTGGTACACGCCCGACGACTGCTTCACCACCCCGTTCACACCCTTCTACGCCGGAACCGCCCGGGTACCCCACGCCTTCGCGCGGGGTGACATCGACCGGTTTTCCTGGGACTCCGCCTGGTGGGCATACAACGTCGTATCGAACCTGACCTACAACACCTACTCCCGCATCATGCCCGAGGTGGCCGCGGCGCAGACAGAGGCCGAGGATGCCGTCTTCGCGATGTTGCCGGCCGTGGAGGAAACCGCCGCCAGGCTTTACCAGCAGGATCCCGAGCTGGCAAAGAGATTCCTGACCACCTTCAGCGTGAGCACCGCAGAAGGGATGCTCGAGCGCTGGAAAGAGCTCGGTATTCAGATTCTAACCACCTTCAACGACGGCTACGTGCGCACCCAAGAGGAGGGCACCCGGGCCGTTGGATATCCCGAGGCATGGTTGCGGAGGGTGATCGAGGAGAACCCCGAACAGTTCCGGGTACCCGACTGGGGTCAGGCAAGCGAGGACTGAGCCCGTGAGACGAACTCTGAGGTGGCTGATCGTCGGTTTTGGATTTCTCGGCACCGGATGCAGTGCATTCGACACGAATCCTTATGCTCCACCTCCGCCCAACATCATTGTCATCATGGCCGACGACCACGCGCAACGGGCCATCAGCGCTTACGGCAGTCCGCTGATCCAAACACCCAACATCGATCGACTGGCCGACGAGGGGATCCTTTTCTCCTCGAGCTTCGTCACCAACTCGATCTGCGCCCCCTCGCGTGCCGTCCTCCTGACCGGCCAGTACAGCCACCGCAACGGCCTGCGTGACAATCGAGACCAGTTCGACGGCTCGCAGATGACCTTTCCCAAACTTCTCCAGCAGGCAGGCTATGAGACCGCAGTAGTTGGCAAGTGGCATCTCAAGGACGAGCCAACCGGCTTCGATCATTGGAAGATTTTGATCGGCCAGGGGCATTACTACAGCCCGGTGTTCCTCGAAAACGGGGAGCAGGTCGAGTATCCCGGATATGTCACCGATGTGGTCACCGACCTCGCGCTCGACTTCCTCGAAACCCGGGACCATGACAAGCCGTTCCTGCTGCTCTATCAACACTCGGCGCCGCACCGCAACTGGATGCCCAGCCCTCAGCACGTCGACCTCTTCGCCGATCAGGATCTGCCGCTGCCGCCGACCTTCGAAGACGACTATCGAGGGCGCCCCGCGGCAGAAAGCGCCGACATGAGGATAGATGACCTGTACCTCTCGTTCGACCTCAAGCTGCAGGCCGATGCCTACGGACGGGAAACCGGAACCGGTGGCAATGCGGAGTTCGACGCCGAAGCCTCCTGGCAAGCGTCGTACGAGCGCATGTCGGAGGAGGAGAAGGCCGCCTGGGACGAGCACTATGGTCCGATCAATGCCGACTTCAAGAGCAACTCACCGAACGGAACCCAATTGACCATCTGGAAGTACCAGCGTTTCCTCAAGGACTACCTCCGCTGCGTGGCCTCGATCGATGACAACCTCGGAAGGCTGCTGGGGTGGCTCGACCGGCACGGCCTCGCCGACGACACTATCGTGATCTACACCTCGGACCAGGGTTTCTTCCTCGGTGAGCACGGTTGGTATGACAAGCGTTTCATGTACGAACCGTCGATGAAGACACCACTGATCATTCGGTATCCCGCTGGGATCGAGCCGGGCCGCGTCTCGGATGCCCTGGTGGTCAATCTTGACACCGCCCCCACCCTGCTCGATTTCGCCGGGGTCGCGGTGCCGCCCGTGATGCAGGGAAAATCGCTCCGGCCACTCACCCTGGGGCGTACGCCTGCCGACTGGCGACAAAGCGTCTACTACCACTACTACGAATACCCGCACGGGTGGCACGATGTCCGGCCGCACTACGGGATCCGCACCGACCGATACAAGCTCATCCACTTCTACGGCGAGCTCGATGCCTGGGAGCTCTACGACCTCGAGAAGGATCCGAACGAAATCGAAAACCTCTTCGGCAGGGAGGGATACGGGACGGTCACCGGGGAATTGACTGGACGGCTCAG
This genomic window contains:
- a CDS encoding acetoacetate decarboxylase family protein; this encodes MLYALPQEKITKLRNLSFRPEFTGAEMLFAVFRSDPTVIAQILPKPLKPAKEPLAAAFVARYPNTNFGCVYNEGALLIQTRFRSEAGFYCLAMPVDDDMAMVGGREQYGFPKKMAEEITLEQMDGRRVGRVVRKGVKLMRIESAPSETAGDRELDFLGPVGRDPDGRTRREATSFLIKYFPSPHRKGFDYLPRIVRQVTAFRPRADLLTGPCKVVLNSSPYDPFGVVKVEEVLTCVYGTWDNSMLPGRVVGRIWNPWRFLPHALFKTDAVPFLLGEV
- a CDS encoding outer membrane protein assembly factor; amino-acid sequence: MTEQAEAAAQALGEKRFFVMPVPISNPTIGSGLGAATMYLFQGGENAPPSSVTFGALWANSKSWAGGGGVNVHFKNDTYRLLGWLGYFDVNLKFFGIGHGSGDQGRSIDIAQKGPYLGPRFLRRIGDGLYLGLQYRLMTVTTTFPDLPEWIPGDILRDGIKITSSGLGPVLEYDSRDNQFNPFSGSYLEVTSNFAREALGSDRDYEQYDARFNLYTVLGNDAILAWRATACSTGGDVPFYDLCVVGGGGDEIRGYVGGQYRDGVSLSTQLEYRWRFHGKWGMVAFAGVGQIAPGFGDLRTDNLLPSYGVGARFMVSEEQRINLGVDYARGRGSSAWYFRISEAF
- a CDS encoding C69 family dipeptidase, which translates into the protein MKTRFLVVITATILVLPGLLQSALACTNILVSKGASADGSVMISYSADSGGSLAHLIYLPAAEHEEGEWAEVKTWERESDPARVRQVARTYAVFNLMNEHQLTIGETTNGGRKELRNKDGGLHYSELITLALQRCRTAREAVLTIAALAEEYGYRDSGETFSIADPKEVWMMDIVGKGPGVTGVIWVAARVPDGYISAHANMSRISTFPMDDPDNWLYAPDVVEFAIEKGYYDPDSGEPFSYREAYHPLDPIGMRVCMARVWSVYRRAAPSQDFGDDYHRGVEGSEDYPLFIKPDKKLAVRDVMALMRDHFEGTPYDMTQGLDAGPFACPYRWRGLTWEVDDVKYVWERPISSQQAGFVMVTQSRDWLPDPIGGVYWYTPDDCFTTPFTPFYAGTARVPHAFARGDIDRFSWDSAWWAYNVVSNLTYNTYSRIMPEVAAAQTEAEDAVFAMLPAVEETAARLYQQDPELAKRFLTTFSVSTAEGMLERWKELGIQILTTFNDGYVRTQEEGTRAVGYPEAWLRRVIEENPEQFRVPDWGQASED
- a CDS encoding sulfatase-like hydrolase/transferase, whose amino-acid sequence is MRRTLRWLIVGFGFLGTGCSAFDTNPYAPPPPNIIVIMADDHAQRAISAYGSPLIQTPNIDRLADEGILFSSSFVTNSICAPSRAVLLTGQYSHRNGLRDNRDQFDGSQMTFPKLLQQAGYETAVVGKWHLKDEPTGFDHWKILIGQGHYYSPVFLENGEQVEYPGYVTDVVTDLALDFLETRDHDKPFLLLYQHSAPHRNWMPSPQHVDLFADQDLPLPPTFEDDYRGRPAAESADMRIDDLYLSFDLKLQADAYGRETGTGGNAEFDAEASWQASYERMSEEEKAAWDEHYGPINADFKSNSPNGTQLTIWKYQRFLKDYLRCVASIDDNLGRLLGWLDRHGLADDTIVIYTSDQGFFLGEHGWYDKRFMYEPSMKTPLIIRYPAGIEPGRVSDALVVNLDTAPTLLDFAGVAVPPVMQGKSLRPLTLGRTPADWRQSVYYHYYEYPHGWHDVRPHYGIRTDRYKLIHFYGELDAWELYDLEKDPNEIENLFGREGYGTVTGELTGRLRALQREYGDEMDHTK